The following are encoded in a window of Rissa tridactyla isolate bRisTri1 chromosome 3, bRisTri1.patW.cur.20221130, whole genome shotgun sequence genomic DNA:
- the LGALSL gene encoding galectin-related protein, with translation MAGTVAERDALKIEDGHLNNSLGSPVQADVYFPRLIVPFCGHIKGGMRPGKKILVMGIVDLNPESFGISLTCGESEDPPADVAIELKAVFTDRQFVRNSCVAGEWGEEQSSIPYFPFIPDQPFRVEILCEHPRFRIFVDGHQLFDFYHRIETLSAIDTIKINGDLQLTKLG, from the exons ATGGCGGGGACCGTGGCCGAGCGGGACGCGCTG AAAATAGAGGACGGGCATTTAAACAACTCCCTGGGATCCCCGGTGCAAGCTGATGTGTACTTCCCTCGCTTG ATCGTCCCCTTCTGTGGGCACATCAAAGGAGGAATGAGGCCGGGAAAGAAGATCTTAGTTATGGGCATAGTGGACCTCAACCCCGAGAG CTTTGGCATCAGCCTGACTTGTGGGGAGTCGGAAGATCCTCCTGCGGATGTGGCTATTGAGCTGAAAGCCGTGTTTACAGACAGACAGTTTGTCAGAAACTCTTGTGTGGCCGGAGAATGGGGGGAAGAGCAATCGTCtattccttattttccatttatacCGGACCAGCCTTTTAGG gtcGAGATACTTTGCGAGCATCCCCGTTTTAGAATATTTGTGGATGGACATCAGCTCTTTGATTTTTACCACCGTATTGAAACACTGTCAGCAATTGACACGATAAAGATAAATGGAGATCTTCAGCTTACGAAACTTGGCTGA